A single genomic interval of Shewanella halotolerans harbors:
- a CDS encoding ricin-type beta-trefoil lectin domain protein, translating to MKVSTIASLFILTLSMATPALSWASDDNPVHSLAQGCYAIQSPQTGKFVHRYTSGGLVNDGQSFGLFDASLATAGRFYFKPTGLDHYMMTDSEGYYLAARLPYHITAGTYAGKFAEWRTNAVPQPDGSYRYRFTVTGLNRTLRHNYSSDSLYFVDELNPYNYTSETDFILVPQTDCTPFPEIQTNVTGNLDALKSDASQPVRGFVDPHTHITSYEFMGGRFMHGKPFHRFGVASALNDSSGVHGSWGALDIIGNLMAYNDVNYRYDTRGWPDFPHWPNYKQMSHMGYYYKWLERAYLGGQRMIVTHIVENEVLCNLQSSVNPAAWVGHNSCNTMDSIRLQIQRLKEMQTYIDAQAGGIGRGFFRIVTSPEQARAVIADGKLAVLMGIEASETFNCGLKDNCDRADVERQLQEIYDLGVRVLYPTHKFDNRFGGSRVEDGLINVGQVLSTGYAFDTQECDADTHGPAMTSGFPLLGSIPVIGDIANSIVNPQYQPDIEHCNQQGLSDLGVYLVNRMIDKKMLIELDHMSEKTASSVLAIAEARQYSGVISSHSWMTQGKNGELHNNLKRAVQLGGFVTPYNWTATEVAKTIGQYLDEVEQTPYVHGVSFATDMSGLGNQPGPREDADIHPLRYPFTTEFGLVIDKQQSGNRTYNYNLDGMAHYGMVADHLEDIRQQAPARIYEAVMHSAEAYLQMWERAEANRSSDYYDPLPTYVRIVNWSSGKCLDIPGDDNNLFNGQKVLQYSCQHHSDDQQWIYDKAAQTLRSRVDPNMCLDNRDQAYNNGNIGISFCDGSLSQRWFYDGYWLRADKDRNYVIDVWGNSNNDFIGSWQFDGSNSQAWELRTEKTLYTWSTLRTHQSGRCLDIPYGDLTNGNTLLLDRCHGGNNQQWYYEPKQGTLHSKLNWNKCVTLLNGNTANDTPIVIADCNNSASQQWNNDGGYFRSHLNPNKVIDANGSGDRSEISIWDYHGGSNQRWRNVIN from the coding sequence ATGAAGGTAAGCACAATAGCCTCGCTATTCATACTAACCCTAAGTATGGCCACGCCCGCTCTCAGTTGGGCGAGTGACGACAACCCTGTACATTCGCTCGCCCAGGGGTGTTACGCCATCCAATCACCACAAACAGGCAAATTTGTTCATCGCTATACCAGCGGTGGTTTGGTCAACGACGGTCAGAGTTTCGGCCTGTTCGACGCAAGTCTGGCAACGGCGGGGCGTTTCTATTTTAAACCCACAGGCTTAGACCACTACATGATGACAGACAGCGAAGGTTACTATCTCGCCGCCCGACTGCCATACCATATCACCGCAGGCACCTACGCCGGTAAGTTTGCCGAGTGGCGCACCAATGCAGTTCCCCAGCCAGACGGAAGCTATCGTTATCGTTTTACCGTGACGGGCCTCAATCGTACCCTGAGACACAATTACAGTTCAGACAGCCTCTACTTTGTCGATGAACTCAACCCCTACAACTACACCAGCGAAACCGACTTCATCCTGGTGCCACAAACAGATTGTACGCCCTTTCCCGAGATCCAAACCAATGTCACTGGCAACCTGGATGCACTAAAGAGTGACGCATCCCAACCGGTAAGAGGCTTTGTCGATCCTCATACCCATATCACCTCCTATGAGTTCATGGGGGGGCGCTTCATGCACGGCAAGCCTTTCCACAGATTCGGCGTCGCCAGCGCCCTCAACGACAGCAGCGGTGTACACGGCAGTTGGGGCGCATTAGATATCATTGGTAATCTGATGGCCTATAACGATGTCAATTATCGATACGATACCCGCGGCTGGCCCGATTTTCCCCATTGGCCCAACTACAAACAGATGAGCCACATGGGCTATTACTACAAGTGGCTTGAACGGGCCTATCTTGGCGGCCAACGCATGATAGTGACCCATATCGTCGAGAACGAAGTCCTGTGTAACCTTCAATCCTCGGTCAACCCAGCCGCCTGGGTGGGACACAATAGCTGTAACACCATGGACAGCATACGCCTGCAGATCCAGCGGCTTAAAGAGATGCAAACCTATATCGATGCACAGGCCGGCGGCATAGGCAGAGGCTTCTTCAGAATAGTGACCTCACCCGAACAGGCCAGAGCCGTGATTGCTGATGGAAAGCTAGCCGTACTCATGGGTATCGAAGCCTCAGAAACCTTTAACTGTGGCCTAAAAGACAACTGCGACCGCGCCGATGTCGAACGTCAATTGCAAGAGATCTATGATCTCGGGGTACGCGTCCTCTACCCGACCCACAAGTTCGACAATCGATTCGGCGGCTCTCGAGTCGAAGACGGCTTGATCAATGTCGGTCAGGTGCTTAGCACTGGCTATGCTTTCGATACCCAGGAGTGTGATGCAGACACCCACGGCCCCGCCATGACCTCCGGCTTCCCGCTATTGGGCTCGATTCCTGTGATTGGTGACATCGCCAACAGCATAGTCAATCCCCAATATCAACCAGATATAGAGCACTGCAACCAACAAGGCCTATCCGATCTCGGTGTCTATCTGGTTAATCGCATGATAGATAAGAAGATGTTGATCGAACTCGATCACATGAGCGAGAAAACGGCTTCGTCAGTGTTAGCGATTGCCGAAGCGCGCCAATACAGCGGCGTGATCTCTTCCCATAGCTGGATGACCCAGGGTAAAAACGGCGAGCTGCACAATAACCTGAAGCGTGCGGTACAGCTTGGCGGCTTCGTCACCCCCTACAACTGGACTGCAACCGAGGTAGCCAAGACCATAGGTCAATATTTAGATGAGGTGGAGCAGACGCCTTATGTGCATGGTGTGAGCTTTGCCACCGACATGAGTGGCCTGGGTAATCAACCCGGCCCCCGTGAAGACGCCGACATCCACCCGCTGAGATACCCCTTCACCACAGAGTTTGGCCTTGTCATAGATAAGCAGCAATCGGGTAACCGAACCTATAATTACAATCTCGACGGCATGGCCCACTATGGCATGGTCGCCGATCACCTAGAAGATATTCGTCAGCAGGCTCCGGCACGTATCTATGAAGCCGTGATGCATTCGGCTGAGGCCTACCTACAGATGTGGGAGCGGGCCGAGGCCAACCGGAGCAGCGACTACTATGATCCCCTACCCACCTATGTTCGCATCGTCAACTGGAGCAGCGGCAAGTGCCTGGATATTCCCGGTGACGATAACAACCTGTTCAACGGACAAAAGGTGCTGCAATACAGCTGCCAACACCACTCGGATGACCAACAGTGGATCTATGATAAAGCCGCACAAACCCTGCGCAGCCGCGTTGATCCCAACATGTGCCTGGACAACCGAGATCAGGCCTACAACAACGGTAACATAGGCATCAGTTTCTGTGATGGCAGTCTGAGCCAGCGTTGGTTCTACGATGGCTACTGGCTCAGGGCAGATAAAGACCGCAACTATGTTATCGATGTCTGGGGCAACAGCAACAACGACTTTATCGGCAGTTGGCAGTTTGATGGCTCGAACAGTCAGGCCTGGGAACTGCGCACAGAGAAAACCTTGTATACCTGGAGCACACTGCGTACCCATCAGAGTGGACGCTGTCTGGATATCCCCTATGGCGATCTGACCAATGGCAACACCCTGCTGCTCGACCGCTGTCACGGCGGCAACAACCAACAATGGTACTATGAGCCCAAACAGGGAACGCTACACAGTAAACTAAACTGGAACAAGTGTGTCACCCTACTCAACGGTAACACCGCCAACGACACCCCCATAGTCATCGCCGACTGTAACAACTCTGCCAGCCAGCAATGGAATAACGACGGTGGCTATTTTAGATCACACCTCAATCCTAACAAGGTGATCGATGCCAATGGCAGTGGAGATAGGAGCGAGATCAGTATATGGGACTATCACGGCGGCTCAAACCAGCGTTGGCGCAACGTAATCAACTAA
- a CDS encoding aminopeptidase P family protein, giving the protein MPANSQYAIRRQHLMDSLPEDSFVLLVGYQQKVRSKNIKYHFRQDNDFLYLTGFNEPDAVALLYRGHQGEIIYTLLCRPKDPQQEVSFGARAGITGAIEHFGATQAFDIAELESVIASSLTHQTQVFISDELGRFNHKLLEWCNAQRQGSAFDTPKCFRSITPLAKHLHPLRVIKDESEQAAIRAAVNASIDGHKAVMAACRAEINEAQLAATFNFAIAAHGAIEVAYPNIVAAGDNACCLHYEENCCQTQSGQMLLIDAGAELNHYAADITRSYPVDGRFTQAQKAIYQLVLDALDAAIARVKPGTPWNHLYETCMQVMARGLIELGLLQGSYEEVMASESYKRFTVHKTGHWLGMDVHDVGPYHDEDGQWRKLEPGMIFTIEPGIYIPASATDLPEAYRGMGIRIEDDILVTADGHENLSRKVPRTIAEIETFMQQN; this is encoded by the coding sequence ATGCCCGCAAACAGCCAATACGCCATTAGACGCCAACACCTGATGGATAGCCTACCCGAGGATAGCTTTGTGCTCCTCGTGGGTTATCAGCAAAAGGTACGCAGCAAGAACATCAAGTATCACTTTCGCCAAGACAATGATTTTCTCTACCTGACAGGTTTTAACGAGCCCGACGCGGTCGCCCTGCTCTATCGTGGCCACCAAGGCGAGATAATTTATACCTTGCTCTGCCGCCCAAAGGATCCTCAGCAGGAGGTCAGCTTCGGCGCCAGAGCCGGCATTACCGGTGCCATCGAACATTTTGGCGCCACCCAGGCGTTTGATATCGCCGAGCTAGAGAGCGTCATCGCCTCCAGCCTCACTCATCAGACTCAGGTATTTATCAGCGACGAGCTGGGCCGCTTTAATCATAAACTACTGGAATGGTGTAACGCCCAGCGTCAAGGTAGCGCCTTCGATACGCCTAAATGCTTTCGCAGCATCACGCCGCTGGCCAAGCACCTGCACCCACTGAGGGTTATCAAAGATGAGAGCGAGCAGGCGGCGATCCGCGCCGCAGTTAACGCTTCCATCGACGGCCATAAGGCGGTAATGGCTGCCTGCCGCGCAGAGATAAATGAGGCGCAGCTTGCCGCCACCTTTAATTTTGCCATCGCCGCCCACGGCGCTATCGAGGTGGCCTACCCCAACATAGTGGCGGCGGGCGACAACGCCTGCTGCCTGCATTATGAAGAAAACTGCTGTCAGACCCAATCCGGTCAGATGCTACTGATCGATGCCGGCGCCGAGCTCAATCACTACGCCGCCGATATCACCCGCAGCTATCCGGTAGATGGCCGCTTTACTCAGGCGCAAAAAGCGATCTACCAGCTCGTGCTCGATGCCCTCGATGCCGCCATCGCCAGAGTCAAACCAGGCACGCCCTGGAATCACCTCTATGAGACCTGTATGCAAGTGATGGCCCGGGGCCTCATCGAACTCGGGCTATTACAGGGGAGCTATGAGGAGGTGATGGCCAGCGAAAGTTACAAACGCTTCACTGTGCATAAGACGGGACACTGGTTGGGGATGGACGTCCACGACGTCGGCCCCTATCACGATGAGGATGGCCAGTGGCGCAAGCTTGAGCCTGGGATGATCTTTACCATAGAACCCGGCATCTATATTCCGGCATCGGCCACAGATCTACCTGAAGCCTATCGCGGCATGGGGATCCGCATCGAAGATGATATCCTGGTTACTGCTGACGGCCATGAAAACCTATCCCGAAAGGTGCCGCGCACCATAGCTGAGATAGAGACGTTTATGCAGCAAAACTAA
- the gmhB gene encoding D-glycero-beta-D-manno-heptose 1,7-bisphosphate 7-phosphatase, which translates to MNRAVFLDRDGVINIDHGYVHQVDDFEYVEGVFDACAALKQQGYKLVVVTNQSGIARGLYTEDQFHSLTEWMDWNFADKGVDLDGIYYCPHHSEKGIGEYKQDCDCRKPKPGMLKSAAQFLKIDLSRSVMVGDKRDDMLAAEAAGVPTRILVRSGKTVTDEAIAAATVVLDSIADVPAYLASLN; encoded by the coding sequence GTGAATCGTGCCGTTTTCCTGGATAGAGATGGAGTGATTAATATCGACCATGGTTATGTGCATCAGGTCGATGATTTCGAATATGTCGAAGGCGTATTCGATGCGTGCGCCGCGTTAAAGCAGCAAGGCTATAAGCTGGTGGTGGTGACCAATCAGTCGGGCATCGCCCGCGGACTCTACACTGAAGATCAGTTTCACAGTCTGACCGAATGGATGGACTGGAACTTTGCCGATAAGGGTGTCGATCTCGATGGCATCTATTACTGTCCTCATCACAGCGAAAAAGGCATTGGCGAGTATAAACAGGACTGTGATTGTCGTAAGCCTAAACCCGGCATGCTCAAGAGTGCGGCGCAGTTTTTAAAGATAGACCTGAGCCGCTCTGTCATGGTGGGGGATAAGCGTGACGATATGCTAGCCGCCGAGGCCGCAGGGGTACCGACCCGTATCTTAGTTCGCTCAGGCAAAACGGTAACAGATGAAGCCATCGCCGCGGCTACTGTCGTTTTAGACTCTATCGCCGATGTGCCCGCTTACCTGGCGTCGCTAAACTAG
- a CDS encoding patatin-like phospholipase family protein, with protein sequence MTPKGEDSQIARVITPVQANTALIAEGGGQRGIFTAGVLDAWLERGYNPFALLIGTSAGAQNLSSYLTGQIGFAKQAIKGLSRDPQFVKVSRGLAGKSTVDLDWYFNQVQGESLGLDLSAGMRAMTHRRLLFSMTNGSNYQAIFRQPNKQNWLELLKASSALPFLYRQGVPLEDSFYVDGGLSAPLPVEEAYRRGATKIVVIRTMPEEYQAYTPWVNRLKSWICSSNRCPRAIEYYLHHEAEYKRSLSFIDNPPEGVEIIQLFPRRALASKLLGSSTAELDRDYRLGRQAGFKFLKQDALSTLKRAA encoded by the coding sequence TTGACACCTAAGGGAGAGGACAGTCAGATTGCGCGAGTAATTACGCCTGTACAGGCCAACACGGCGCTGATCGCCGAAGGTGGTGGGCAGCGCGGGATATTTACCGCCGGCGTGTTAGATGCCTGGCTTGAGAGGGGGTATAACCCTTTTGCGCTGCTTATCGGTACCTCCGCTGGTGCTCAGAATCTCTCGAGTTATCTCACGGGGCAGATTGGCTTTGCCAAGCAGGCGATTAAGGGCTTGTCCCGCGATCCGCAATTTGTAAAGGTGAGTCGCGGTCTTGCCGGGAAGAGCACTGTGGATCTCGATTGGTACTTTAATCAGGTGCAAGGCGAGTCCTTAGGCTTGGACCTGTCTGCCGGGATGCGGGCAATGACTCATCGCCGGCTGCTTTTTAGCATGACCAATGGTTCTAACTATCAGGCGATATTTCGTCAGCCCAATAAGCAGAACTGGCTTGAGTTACTCAAGGCGTCGAGCGCGCTGCCGTTTCTTTATCGCCAAGGTGTGCCTTTAGAGGACAGTTTTTATGTCGATGGCGGCCTGTCGGCGCCGCTGCCGGTAGAGGAGGCCTATCGGCGCGGGGCGACTAAGATAGTGGTGATCCGTACCATGCCCGAGGAATACCAGGCTTATACCCCTTGGGTGAATCGTCTCAAGTCTTGGATCTGTAGCTCGAATCGCTGTCCGAGGGCGATTGAGTATTATCTGCATCATGAAGCCGAATATAAGCGCTCACTTTCCTTTATCGACAATCCACCTGAGGGGGTTGAGATCATTCAGCTGTTTCCCCGCCGCGCACTGGCGAGCAAGTTACTCGGCAGTTCGACGGCTGAGCTGGATAGGGATTATCGACTCGGGCGGCAGGCGGGATTTAAGTTCCTGAAACAGGATGCTCTTTCCACTTTGAAGCGTGCCGCATAA
- a CDS encoding DUF2057 domain-containing protein, with protein MKSLIHCLFLIPLFFVQAHAEVTITLPDSAEPLLLNGKDITSHQLISQNGPQQLVFNARANYREFGQQKRFVSETLIVTFYGENNHYRVSLPKISSPKSAEKFNDVPQIGLTDTQGNKVAYKIDKLLKDGIQIGRDYSEEIKAYNMGQGVAAIAINQPVQMAPSTSSSASGSTSSSAASPAATSAAMAAQPVGQPSSQPSTQPVTQTGTSRRDQINVGQMLDFWYEQADEATREAFKKRIGLIEQAQQDGH; from the coding sequence ATGAAATCTTTAATCCATTGCCTATTCTTGATCCCACTCTTTTTTGTACAAGCGCACGCCGAAGTTACCATCACTCTGCCAGATAGCGCAGAACCACTACTGCTTAACGGTAAGGATATCACTAGCCATCAGCTGATCTCGCAAAATGGCCCACAGCAGCTGGTCTTTAATGCCCGCGCCAACTACCGCGAATTTGGCCAACAGAAGCGCTTCGTCTCAGAAACCCTTATCGTCACCTTCTATGGCGAAAACAATCACTATCGCGTCAGCCTACCTAAGATCAGCTCACCTAAATCGGCAGAGAAATTTAACGACGTCCCTCAAATTGGTCTCACGGATACCCAGGGCAATAAGGTCGCTTACAAGATAGATAAGTTGCTAAAGGATGGCATTCAGATAGGCCGCGATTACAGCGAAGAGATAAAGGCCTACAACATGGGCCAAGGCGTTGCAGCCATAGCGATCAATCAGCCTGTCCAGATGGCGCCTAGCACCTCAAGCAGTGCCTCTGGCAGTACCTCAAGTAGCGCAGCAAGTCCTGCGGCGACCTCTGCTGCCATGGCTGCGCAGCCTGTTGGCCAGCCATCTAGTCAACCAAGCACTCAACCTGTAACTCAAACAGGCACTTCACGCCGCGATCAGATCAATGTCGGCCAGATGCTGGACTTCTGGTATGAACAAGCGGATGAAGCCACCAGAGAAGCCTTTAAAAAGCGTATAGGACTCATCGAACAGGCTCAGCAAGACGGGCACTAA
- the corA gene encoding magnesium/cobalt transporter CorA codes for MITAYVFQANKLSIVELNIRDSVPEGTLWLDLYKPEDDEREWLRGYSVEELPDEEDINEIEASARFYQNKDGLHINSLFPQRVGQDVKGVNVSFNLRPQFLVTLREDDVGLIRLLRNYLRLGRLEVQTPQALFLELFNLKVDYLSDLIEDVYSVLDSVGEQVFESSELDDVFKLITLQEDSNGKIRLSLLDTQRSLRYMQRYYRGKLTEEDLKDLREMLSDIESLMPHSQFIFDKLNFLLDAAMGFSGLQQNKIIKIFSVAAVIFLPPTVIASAYGMNFANMPELEWQWGYPMAIMMMIGSAASTYFFFKRKGWL; via the coding sequence ATGATCACGGCTTATGTCTTTCAAGCGAATAAGTTATCCATTGTCGAGTTGAATATTCGAGACAGTGTTCCCGAGGGTACCTTATGGCTGGATCTCTACAAACCTGAAGATGACGAACGTGAATGGCTGAGGGGCTATTCGGTAGAGGAGCTACCGGACGAGGAAGATATTAACGAAATTGAGGCCTCGGCGCGTTTCTATCAAAACAAGGATGGTCTGCACATCAACTCATTGTTCCCCCAGCGTGTCGGACAAGATGTTAAAGGGGTGAACGTCTCCTTCAACCTGCGTCCACAGTTTCTGGTGACCCTGAGGGAAGATGATGTGGGGCTGATCCGCTTACTGCGTAACTATCTGCGTTTAGGCCGCTTAGAGGTACAGACGCCACAGGCGCTGTTCCTGGAGCTGTTCAACCTTAAGGTGGATTACCTCTCGGATCTTATCGAAGATGTTTATTCCGTGCTGGATAGTGTGGGTGAGCAGGTGTTTGAGAGCAGTGAACTCGACGATGTGTTTAAGCTGATCACCTTGCAGGAAGACTCCAACGGTAAGATCCGTCTGAGTTTGCTCGATACCCAGCGGTCCCTGCGTTACATGCAGCGTTATTATCGCGGCAAGCTGACCGAGGAAGATCTGAAAGATCTGCGGGAGATGTTATCGGATATCGAATCTCTGATGCCCCACAGTCAGTTCATCTTCGATAAGTTGAACTTCCTGCTCGATGCGGCCATGGGTTTCAGTGGGCTACAACAAAACAAGATCATCAAGATCTTCTCGGTTGCGGCGGTGATCTTCCTGCCTCCGACCGTGATTGCCAGCGCCTACGGGATGAACTTCGCCAACATGCCAGAGCTCGAGTGGCAGTGGGGTTATCCTATGGCGATCATGATGATGATTGGCAGCGCGGCCTCGACCTATTTCTTCTTCAAGCGTAAAGGCTGGCTCTAA
- a CDS encoding DUF3135 domain-containing protein, with amino-acid sequence MVELPDFDSLKWLAQHAPQQLATLQKNLNKALISEAHANNRAQLETIHHHLEFKLSRCTTPYARSYMALRLMNDKFITLNQVINQPDLYTENRAKVLCYPGK; translated from the coding sequence ATGGTAGAGCTACCCGATTTCGACAGCCTGAAATGGCTAGCGCAGCATGCGCCGCAGCAACTGGCCACCCTGCAGAAAAACCTCAATAAGGCATTAATCAGCGAGGCCCATGCCAACAACCGCGCCCAGTTAGAAACCATTCATCATCATCTCGAGTTTAAGCTGTCGCGCTGCACCACGCCCTACGCCCGCAGCTATATGGCGCTGCGACTGATGAATGACAAGTTCATCACCTTAAATCAGGTGATCAATCAACCCGACCTTTACACAGAAAACAGAGCCAAGGTGCTCTGTTATCCAGGTAAATAG
- a CDS encoding HD-GYP domain-containing protein has product MSRSCKVNTNQLQVGNFVRLPVSWKDHPFLFNSFRLKQEAQIELIKKLGIEYVFVDLDKSSAPPLGKEDAYDAPSFRDDGDLTKLSQQMNQNKQERIEHLKKLKRDLKKTEQEFDRSVAMMRNLIAKLRNRPLNAISDAKELINSITEELLNSDNLVLHLMSDAKDSDGIYYHSLNVAVLSMMIAKELDWPREDIEAVGMGALFHDTGKLKIPPQLLRKKTPLTQPELNFIRQHPAMGIELLKLANNFPEDAAPIVRDHHEFLDGSGYPRGLKAEQISLPTQLVAAVNLYDQLCHPEGQVKARTPYAALGYLYKNYKERLNQEAIGKLIKMLGVYPPGSVVELSSGQYAMVMAVNLEKILFPRILVYDALVPKEQAPIVDLESEGLSIVRCIAPSALPEKIFKYLSPRERVSYFFGGDKKA; this is encoded by the coding sequence ATGAGCAGAAGCTGTAAGGTAAACACAAACCAACTACAAGTGGGCAATTTTGTTAGATTACCTGTCTCCTGGAAAGACCATCCCTTTCTATTTAATTCCTTTAGACTCAAGCAAGAAGCTCAGATCGAACTGATCAAAAAACTCGGCATCGAGTATGTGTTTGTCGACCTGGATAAGAGCTCAGCGCCGCCGCTGGGCAAAGAAGATGCCTACGATGCCCCAAGCTTTAGAGATGACGGCGACCTGACCAAGCTCAGTCAGCAGATGAATCAAAACAAGCAGGAGCGTATCGAGCACCTCAAGAAACTCAAGCGCGATCTTAAGAAAACCGAGCAGGAATTTGACCGCTCCGTCGCCATGATGCGCAACCTGATCGCCAAGCTGAGAAATCGCCCGCTTAATGCCATTTCCGACGCCAAGGAGCTGATCAACAGCATCACCGAAGAGCTGCTTAACTCCGACAACCTGGTACTGCACCTAATGAGCGACGCCAAAGACAGCGACGGGATCTACTATCATTCTCTCAACGTTGCGGTGCTCTCAATGATGATCGCCAAGGAACTGGACTGGCCAAGAGAAGATATCGAGGCGGTCGGCATGGGCGCCCTGTTTCACGATACGGGTAAGCTCAAGATCCCGCCTCAGCTGCTTCGTAAGAAGACCCCTCTCACCCAGCCCGAGCTAAACTTCATCCGGCAACACCCCGCCATGGGGATAGAACTATTGAAGCTGGCCAATAACTTCCCCGAAGATGCGGCGCCAATCGTCAGAGATCATCATGAGTTTCTCGATGGCAGCGGCTATCCCAGAGGCTTGAAGGCGGAACAGATCAGCCTACCGACCCAACTGGTCGCCGCGGTCAACCTCTACGATCAGCTCTGTCACCCAGAGGGGCAAGTTAAGGCTCGAACCCCCTATGCGGCACTGGGCTACCTGTATAAGAACTACAAGGAGCGGCTAAATCAGGAGGCTATTGGTAAGCTCATCAAGATGCTCGGCGTCTATCCGCCAGGCAGTGTGGTGGAGCTATCCAGCGGGCAATATGCCATGGTGATGGCGGTAAACCTAGAGAAGATCCTCTTCCCAAGGATCTTGGTATACGACGCACTGGTGCCGAAAGAGCAGGCGCCTATCGTGGATCTGGAGAGCGAAGGGCTTAGTATCGTCAGGTGTATCGCCCCCTCGGCCCTGCCGGAGAAGATCTTCAAATACCTGAGCCCCAGAGAGCGGGTTAGCTATTTCTTCGGTGGCGATAAGAAGGCGTAA
- a CDS encoding 2OG-Fe(II) oxygenase codes for MDFIEVYPNAIPDELCDRLIETVNTHPGVIDGITGHGVDLEKKISRDITMDNFQELLPLRNELLNYTLKHSAQYFEKYALGLMGAVAVTLADEQGKPQTLTPDNFDTLGRHRVQPLVQYLYRSGTINIQHYKQGKGGYPHWHSEQFPQMGHNEALHRVVLYMFYLNDVEEGGETEFFYQQRKIKPKKGTMVIAPAGFTHSHRGNMPISGDKYIATSWVMFNRAEKLYAPVG; via the coding sequence ATGGATTTCATCGAAGTCTACCCCAATGCCATCCCAGATGAACTGTGCGATCGTCTCATCGAGACCGTCAACACACATCCTGGTGTCATTGATGGTATTACGGGTCATGGTGTTGACCTGGAAAAGAAAATTAGCCGTGACATAACCATGGATAACTTTCAGGAGTTACTGCCACTGAGAAACGAACTCCTTAATTATACGCTAAAACACAGCGCGCAATATTTTGAAAAATATGCCCTGGGGTTGATGGGGGCGGTGGCGGTCACTCTGGCGGACGAACAGGGTAAGCCACAGACACTGACCCCGGACAACTTCGATACCCTGGGAAGACACAGGGTACAGCCTTTGGTGCAATACCTGTATCGCAGCGGCACCATTAATATTCAACATTACAAGCAGGGTAAGGGGGGCTACCCCCATTGGCACTCGGAGCAGTTTCCGCAGATGGGACACAACGAGGCGCTGCACAGGGTCGTGCTTTATATGTTTTATCTGAACGATGTGGAAGAGGGCGGTGAAACCGAGTTCTTCTATCAGCAGCGTAAGATCAAGCCGAAGAAGGGCACCATGGTGATCGCCCCCGCTGGCTTCACCCATAGCCACAGGGGCAATATGCCCATCAGTGGCGACAAGTATATCGCCACCTCCTGGGTGATGTTTAACCGCGCCGAGAAGCTATACGCCCCTGTGGGTTAA